The genomic stretch ACCACCAGGGTTTTCGTGCCGCCGGCCTGGGTGGCGGCGCGGGCCAGGAAGCCGGGCATGCCGCTCGTGGCGGCGACCGCCAGGGCGGACAGTTTCAGGAAATCACGTCGGTTGGTCACGGGGCACTCCTCCGGGGGGTCAGGCGAGCTGGAATTCGGGGCTGATCAGGCTCAGGTACGTGCGCTGGCGGCCCTTGAGGCTGCTCAGGAGCACCGCGCCCGCCGGGCGTTCCTGGCCGGTCAGGGCCAGCAGGCTGGGCGGGGTGTCGAGGTTGGGGGCCTTGGAGCCCATGGTCAATGCGGCGGCGACCTGCATGCGCAGCAGCAGGGTGGTGTCGTTGATCCACTCGCGGCCGCCGTCCCAGCCCTTGACGGTGTCGGGTTCCAGCAGCACCTGTCCCATGCGCCCGGCGGTGCCGGCGAGGTTCAGCAGGGAGCGCGCGTCGATCTTCGGCTGGCCCAGCGTACGGATACCGCCCACCAGGAACTCAATGGGCGAGCGGATGATGCGCGAGCGGCTGGCGTAGAAGGCCTCACTGGCGAGCAGTTCGGTCAGGACGGCCATCACGTCGCCCTTTGTGCGGGTCCAGGTCTCGGCGCTGCTCCGGATGGCCGCGTCGTCGGGGGTGTCGGCCAGGAACGCGCGGTGCAGTTTGCGGCTCACGAAGGTGGCCGTGGCGGGCTGCGAGGTGGCGATCCGGACGATGTCCTCGCCCTTCAGGGCGCCGCTCTGGCCCAGGTACGTCTTCTTCCCGTCGTCGTGCTGCTGCGGCTGGTACATGAAGCGCGGCTGCTCGAGGTACTGCTTGTTGCCGCGCCCCCCCTGGTAGGACCAGCCGGTCAGGGCGCGTGCGCCCTCACGCACGTCGTTTTCCGTGTACGCACCGATGCCGGTCGTGAACAGTTCCAGCAGTTCCCGGCTGAAGTTCTCGTTCGGCTTGCCCTTGCGGTTCTGGTCGTTGTCGAGGTACCGGAGCATAGCCGGGGACTGCGCGACCTCCAGC from Deinococcus soli (ex Cha et al. 2016) encodes the following:
- a CDS encoding DUF1800 domain-containing protein, whose product is MPLTPLTRPLTAEDAAHFLRRTAFGATDEQIRALVGQKAQDVARAALAFDQSVAPGNPFDPMQGATPGAALQLGRGAWLYELAYGPHPLREKLALTWSNHFVIATDKVRNVPAVVDYLNLLRRHAATRSFERFTLEVAQSPAMLRYLDNDQNRKGKPNENFSRELLELFTTGIGAYTENDVREGARALTGWSYQGGRGNKQYLEQPRFMYQPQQHDDGKKTYLGQSGALKGEDIVRIATSQPATATFVSRKLHRAFLADTPDDAAIRSSAETWTRTKGDVMAVLTELLASEAFYASRSRIIRSPIEFLVGGIRTLGQPKIDARSLLNLAGTAGRMGQVLLEPDTVKGWDGGREWINDTTLLLRMQVAAALTMGSKAPNLDTPPSLLALTGQERPAGAVLLSSLKGRQRTYLSLISPEFQLA